From the genome of Electrophorus electricus isolate fEleEle1 chromosome 14, fEleEle1.pri, whole genome shotgun sequence:
ATCTTACAGCCGTGAAGAAATAATTTCTATTCAAGATATCGCATATTCCAGAGGGTTGGAAATAATTCCTTTGGTGCAGACATTTGGACACCTTGAAGTAAGTGAATGAAGGGAATTTTAATTGTCATAAGAATCATGCAAGATGATAATCCTGCATTCATTTAAAGTTATATGTGATGCAACCTGACAAGTTTGTGATACTGTCTCAGCATGGTGTCTGCATATTCTTTTTAATTCTTCTATTCAGTTTGTCCTGAAACACAGCATCTTTCGGAAGTTACGAGAGGTAAGCCACTGCCTGGGCACCCTGAATCCACACATCAAGCAAGGAGTCACTCTTGTCATGGAGATGTTGCATCAAGTTATGGAGCTCCACCCTAAAAGTACAGCCCTACATATTGGGGCAGACGAGGTACAGCTCAAACCTGAACAGTGAATGTTGAAACCCATATTTTAAGTCACATGTTTTGATctttcactgtaaatgtgtaataGCTTTTTCCCTATTTGGGCAATTTTTAAACTGGGCCACCTGCCccatttagtgttttgtttctcttgttACTGTATTAAATAGGAAATCTTATCACTGTACTAATTTTAAATAGCATGGAAATGGAGCACACAGCAAATGAACAcaatgttgttgtttatttcctATTTGTAAAAATCACCTACTATAAGAGTCTGGTTTGTAGTATGTGCTGTTTCTTTTCATAGGTTTACATGCTGGGTCAAGGAGAACAATCTAAGGAGTGGCTTACCAATCCAGGGTACAATATTCACAAACTGTTCCTCAGTTATATCACTAAGGTGGCAAAAGGCATTCGGGAGAGCCACCCCAGCCTCAGTGTGATAATGTGGGATGACATGCTTAGAAGAATGACCTCTGACACTATTAAAGGTAAACGATTAGAACAGTGCTGCTTTGGTTTTGCTTATTGAGTGTACATAAAAGTAAATTGCCAGCGTAAACCTGAGATAAACTTTACCGGAGCATATACATATCTTCAGTAGACCattcaataaaatatgtaaatttctGTGTACTTTAGAGCTTCTAGAGTATTAAAATGAAGTCATAACAACAAGCAGtgtcatttaattaaaaagtacaTCCTGATGTCTGCCATGTGTCAGCTCATTAAATAAGTTTAGTATAaggttttctctttttaaaattttttattttactaattTAGAAAGTGATCTTGTTGGACTAGTGCAACCCATGCTTTGGGACTACAGCCCTGTTTTGGATGTGGCCAACAATAGTAAGTTTTCTTTTGCTATGCCACTCAAGAAAGTTTATTTCTCAGTAGAAATATGTTAATTATCTGAGAGAACTGTTCAGTATTTTGTTATGTATTGACAATTGTTAATTTGGTTTTTCTTCCATCTCCCCATCCAGTTCAGCTAATGGAGAAATACAGATCTGCAGGATTATCAAAGCAGTGGGTTGCAAGTTCTTTCAAAGGCTCTACCACTGTATACACCTGTGTGACTAGTACACAAAGGCACGTGGACAACCATCTTCAGTGGTTAAGAGTGGCTTCTGGCCTCTCACCTGGGATTGATCTACAGGGCATTGCATTAACTGGGTGGCAAAGGTATTTGTATGATATTTAAGGTACATTTATTGATATTTAAGTTTTCATAGGAGTTTGCTAGCCAGTTTTCAATGTTTCTTTTGTGCATGTCTTCTGCCACAGATATGATCACTTGTCTGTTTTGTGTGAACTGATGCCTCTCAGCTTGCATTCACTTGCTTCATGTCTACAGACTCTTCTCCATGGTCTGTCCATATTATTCtgccccttttttttttgtgtaaaaaaatgtttccatatataacatttaacaatttAAGAAATATTATCAGTGCTATTATGTTTTATAGATCCTACTTAGATGATCACTCAAATCTGTACATTCTGTTATCACTGATTGTGTGGTAGGAAGCTTTACTCAAGAAGCTCAAAACAAGGTGATGGAGGCATTGGGAACTGGTACAATTGACGTAAGCGACATAGAGAGGTATTTCACATTCATGTACCAGAGACGCAATTTAATGgaaaatcaatattttttttattcaaatactCAGGCTATTCTACTGTTGCTGCACAAAAATACCCACAACTAAATTAGCAGAATTAGAAACTAGGTAGATTAATGGGTAAATCGATAGCAAGGACTATAGAATCAAAAATGTGAAACCTTAGCAAATTGAGGTTACTGTCATGGCTGATTTTACCTAGCTATGGAGTGCCTGGACAATGTCCATGTTagctcatgtttttgttgttgaattTATATGGAATGTTCTTATTGCCATAAGTAGCATTAAAGAGGGCATAAAAGTTGTTACAAATATTTCTTTAATGTAGGTCTGTTGTCCCTTTCAGGTTGTCTAAGGGTAGCACCTGCTCCTACACGGGGATGAAACTAGCTGAAATCATTGTACAGTTAATGGCAATGTTGGAGTCTCAAGAAATGAGAGACTTTGAAAGCAGTATGTAAGTTGAGAATGTCGGTAAAACAGATATATTGGTGATAAGGAAGAATATGTGAATGTTAAACAAGCCAAGATACTAATTTaaattaaagatttttcttataaaATTACTCCTTAGGTATGTGAGAGGCTGGTTCAGTCCTtaccacagacagaaaaagatcGTTAACCCACTTATTGCAGAGCAAATTCAGAAGCAGGCCAAAATGTAagcttctttaaatatttctaaactgTACTTTAACAGTTAAGTTTTGCACTTTGTATAGACAGAATTGATtcagtaaaagaaaacaattagcTTTACATGTAATTGGTTTTGCACTGTTTAGTTTTAGATCATGACCCTTCAACATATCACAGCATCTTGTGTCTCTTTcacatcaaaataaaagacaaaacccTTCTCTTCCCCCAGGTATGTGGAAGCTGTAGAGCTTAAGGTGCTAGAGGTGAGCCAGGAGATGTGCTTACTCTACCCAGCCTCAACAGTGGAAGAATGGGTCACACAGCATGTTACTCCAGTGCTGAAACCACTACAGGACATACTGAAGGATATCCACACTGCTATGGAGGACATGAGACTTTCCATTAATGACTCCTGAAGCTGAAATTAGAGTGCTTAGATGTATTCCTGAAATGTATTGAAATTCATGTAAATGATTCCTTTTAGTAGCATGGTGGCTGGATGCTACAGTGGTGTAAAATGTTTGCCCCCTCCCTGATAAAcatgcaccaaaaaaaaaaaagctatcatatttaaagtgtttcagatcatacaattttaaatattagacaactcatgcaaacacaaaatgcagtttttaaatgaaagtttttattaagggaaaaaaatccaaatgttCCTGGCCCTGTTtcaaaaagtgattgccccctaaacctaataaatttcaagtttggtttatgtCATGTACAGTCATACATgctataacttgcagtgaaatggtttcaTGAGTGCCCTGTCCAAACTGAGTGGTTGGGcaacccttagcagcaacaactccAATCAAGtatttgcgataactggcaatgagtcttttacagtgctgtggaggaattttggcccactcatctttgcagaattgttgtaattaggccacattggagggtttttgagCACGAACTGCCTTAAGGTCttgccacagcatctcagtcagattcaggtcaggactctgACTAGGCctctccaaagtcttcattttgtttgtttttcttaagccattcagagttGAAATTGCtggtgttttggatcattgtcctgctgcagaacccaagtgcgcttcagcttgaggtcacaaacagatggccagacattctccttcaagattttttggtagacagcagaattcatggttccatttaccacagcgagtcttccaggtcctaaagcagcaaaacagccccagaccatcacactaccaccaccatatttctgttggtatgatgttccttttcttttacaccagatgtaatgggacatacacctttcaaaaagttcaacttttgtttcgtcagtccacagagcattttcccaaaagtctttgggatcatcaaaatgttttgtgacaaaactgagatgagccatgaacactgaccttaactgaggcctGCAGTTTTTtagatgttgttgtggggtcttttgtgacttCTTGGATGTATCACTGCTGCACTCTTGGGCTTATTTTGGTTGGGCAGCCACTCcagggaaggttcaccactgttccatgttttcaccatttgtggataatggctctatctgtggtttgctggagtctcaaagctttagaaatgactttataaccttttccagactgatagagtTCAATTACTTTGCATCTCAGGTGTTCCTGGATTTCTTTGAATCACAGCATACTGACTCACTTTTGatgatcttttggtctacttcactttgtcatgcaggtcctatttaagtgatttctagattgagaacaggtgtggctaCAGAAATTGAACTCAGGTTTCCAAAGATGtcataaaccacagttaatttttgtttttttaagaggagaggagggggcacgcaatcactttttcacacaggaccATGtagatttggatttttttaaataataaaaaccttcatttaaaaactgcagtttgtatttacatgtgttatctttgtctaatatttaaatttgtttgatgatctgaaacaataagtgtgacaaacatgcaaaaaaatgagatatcaggaagggggcaaacactttttcacaccactgtgtttgtTAGAATGGCTGTTGATTTAAGTCCTGGGTACAGTGCCAAAGGGTATAGACTAGGTCCCAGAGGACACATGTTATTTACAGGCTATTAGtgttgtgatttgtgtgtgtgtgtctgtgtgcatgcacacacatgtaaacatactattgattttattaattactaattaaGCAACATATgtaatacatattaaaatgtataagtATAAAAATTTATCTTTTCAGAACTCATTACTATGCTACATTACTATGCAGCATTCAATAACTATATTATTTGAAATTCATAATGGACTGCTGataaaaatctaattaaccATAAGAGTGATCAACCTGAATACTTGCAAGTTATGTTCCTGCCATATCTGATTGTCCATGTCTCCTGCAACAGATTTGACTATAGTGAAAAGACACACtgggaaatgttgtttaattgCATGTTTAGTGGAATGTCTTGGTATATTCTTCCTGGATGTAGTATGCTTAGAAATAGACAATGGCCATATAGTCCATGGAAAGTGAGGTGTGCAGACTGAGATGTTGGCCTCACTTTGTGTAGACAGTCATAGAGATGGTTAAGTCAGAGTATTCTGATCAATCATAGATTATCATAATGTGATAAATTATAAATAGCAATCCATAACTGCTATTATCCTAAATACCTTAAGTCAGTTCTACTATTTTGCAAAGTACATACTTTTATTATACCAAGACGGAGTAATTTCGACCCGGAAGTAATATGTTGTAGTTCCCTCATAATATTTGTGGGTATCTTATATGAATC
Proteins encoded in this window:
- the hexdc gene encoding hexosaminidase D — protein: MWRDKWQTVSRKRDTVADNIPGPAMESLALSKGKKLVHLDLKGAPPRMNYLREIINLFADLGANGILIEYEDMFPYEGELKILQSNSHPPYSREEIISIQDIAYSRGLEIIPLVQTFGHLEFVLKHSIFRKLREVSHCLGTLNPHIKQGVTLVMEMLHQVMELHPKSTALHIGADEVYMLGQGEQSKEWLTNPGYNIHKLFLSYITKVAKGIRESHPSLSVIMWDDMLRRMTSDTIKESDLVGLVQPMLWDYSPVLDVANNIQLMEKYRSAGLSKQWVASSFKGSTTVYTCVTSTQRHVDNHLQWLRVASGLSPGIDLQGIALTGWQRYDHLSVLCELMPLSLHSLASCLQTLLHGSFTQEAQNKVMEALGTGTIDVSDIERLSKGSTCSYTGMKLAEIIVQLMAMLESQEMRDFESSMYVRGWFSPYHRQKKIVNPLIAEQIQKQAKMYVEAVELKVLEVSQEMCLLYPASTVEEWVTQHVTPVLKPLQDILKDIHTAMEDMRLSINDS